TACCGAATCAGCTTGTCCAGGATGTCCATGCGATGGTGCCGTCCGATCACCTGGGGGTGGAACATAATCATGAACAGTCCGGACTCTCGATGGAGGCCGCGAAACTCCGTCTGCCAGATTCGCAGGACTTTGTCCGGATCTGAATTGCCCACCCTGTAGGCCGGGTTGAAGGAGAAGAGGAAATAGGGAGCGTCGTCGAGTTCAAAGCTGCCGGGCAGTTCGACCAGGGCGCTCGTCTGACCGGGCACGTGGATCAGGTAGGGCCGTTCCTCATCCATCATGCTGGAGTCGTAGAGGAACCCCCCTTTGATGAGAAACCCAAAGGTCTCCGGACTGATCACGGCACCCGGGCATCGGTAGCCGACGGGACGCTGGCCCGTGACTGTCTCCAAAGCCCGCGCCCCGCGCTCGAGGTTTTCCCATTCCTCAGCCGGGCTCATGTCGTACGGTTTCACCTGGTGCAGGTAGCCGTGATGCGCCACCTCGTGACCGGCACTGTGGATCGCCTTGACCTCGTGAGGGTGTTGCTCCGCTACCCAGCCCGGCGTGAAGAACGTGGCCTTGATATCGTAGCGTCCGAGCAG
Above is a genomic segment from bacterium containing:
- a CDS encoding polysaccharide deacetylase, which codes for MTATKDACNVCLTFDFDAESIWLGKDRQSPSVLSRGTYGAKVGVPRILDLLGRYDIKATFFTPGWVAEQHPHEVKAIHSAGHEVAHHGYLHQVKPYDMSPAEEWENLERGARALETVTGQRPVGYRCPGAVISPETFGFLIKGGFLYDSSMMDEERPYLIHVPGQTSALVELPGSFELDDAPYFLFSFNPAYRVGNSDPDKVLRIWQTEFRGLHRESGLFMIMFHPQVIGRHHRMDILDKLIRYIRGFVGTAFRRCDELARDFRAQPAARA